In a genomic window of Deinococcus metalli:
- a CDS encoding DUF705 domain-containing protein — translation MTPPPLVVYVDVDETLIRNAGRARIPIPAATGHVRELAAQGADLYCWSSGGAAYARDSAREVGLEDVFTAFLPKPQVLLDDQPVGTWRRLVQVHPLSCSDETVNTYRAALSRGRPEP, via the coding sequence ATGACCCCTCCCCCGCTCGTGGTCTACGTGGATGTGGACGAGACGCTGATACGCAATGCGGGCCGGGCACGGATTCCCATTCCGGCCGCCACCGGGCACGTGCGGGAGCTGGCGGCGCAGGGCGCGGACCTGTACTGCTGGAGTTCCGGCGGGGCCGCGTATGCCCGTGACAGCGCGCGTGAGGTCGGGCTGGAGGACGTGTTCACCGCGTTCCTGCCCAAGCCGCAGGTGCTGCTGGACGACCAGCCGGTGGGCACGTGGCGGCGGCTGGTGCAGGTGCATCCGCTGTCCTGCTCGGACGAAACGGTGAACACGTACCGGGCGGCCCTGTCGCGCGGCCGCCCGGAGCCGTGA
- a CDS encoding MDR family MFS transporter — protein sequence MSAPAPAPLPAISPQVRQFATVGLVIGVFLAALEASVVATAMPSVIRDLGGEKLYALPFAIYLLTSTVSSPLWGRASDIVGRRRLYLWGVVIFLLGSAACGLSHSMTALIAARAFQGLGAGALLPLTLTMIGELYTLAERSRVQSFISGVWGISGLLGPLLGGWLTGALSWRWTFYSSLPFGVAALVIALRALPETGQPRPARLDWPGALLFTAGSGLVVWGLEQRQWGLVGVGAVVLVAAIVVERRHSDPLLPMRALQDRLPRISFAGNLLGGAAYFGVIAYLPLYAQGVSGSPTAAGAILTPMLVGWTLTAIVTARLVKTVPLARIAQGGFLVLVVMFAALTLAVHAPLWVTSALGFAVGTGMGFAMLSLLLAAQEASPRHELGAVTSGVLFARQMGGALGVALMALLIGPAAIAAGGFALAEGLRRAYDLALGLVVIAFALSLLLKVVPASQSGRASERPVTAE from the coding sequence GTGAGCGCGCCTGCCCCCGCACCCCTGCCCGCCATTTCGCCGCAGGTGCGCCAGTTCGCGACCGTCGGCCTCGTCATCGGGGTGTTCCTGGCGGCGCTGGAAGCCAGCGTGGTCGCCACCGCCATGCCCAGCGTGATCCGCGACCTGGGCGGCGAGAAGCTCTACGCCCTGCCCTTCGCGATCTACCTGCTGACCAGCACCGTGTCCAGCCCGCTGTGGGGCCGCGCGAGCGACATCGTGGGCCGCCGCCGCCTGTACCTGTGGGGCGTGGTGATCTTCCTGCTCGGGTCGGCGGCGTGCGGCCTGAGCCACAGCATGACCGCCCTGATCGCCGCCCGCGCGTTCCAGGGCCTGGGGGCCGGCGCGCTGCTGCCCCTGACGCTGACCATGATCGGCGAACTGTACACCCTGGCCGAGCGCAGCCGCGTGCAGAGCTTCATCTCCGGCGTGTGGGGCATCAGCGGTCTGCTCGGCCCGCTGCTGGGCGGGTGGCTGACGGGGGCGCTGTCGTGGCGCTGGACGTTCTACTCCAGCCTGCCCTTCGGCGTGGCCGCCCTGGTCATCGCCCTGCGCGCCCTGCCGGAGACCGGGCAGCCCCGCCCCGCCCGCCTCGACTGGCCCGGCGCGCTGCTGTTCACCGCCGGCAGCGGCCTGGTCGTGTGGGGCCTGGAACAGCGGCAGTGGGGGCTGGTCGGCGTGGGGGCGGTCGTGCTGGTCGCCGCCATCGTCGTCGAGCGCCGGCACAGCGACCCGCTGCTGCCCATGCGCGCCCTGCAAGACCGCCTGCCACGCATCTCCTTCGCCGGAAACCTGCTGGGCGGCGCCGCGTACTTCGGCGTGATCGCGTACCTGCCCCTGTACGCGCAGGGTGTGAGCGGCAGCCCCACCGCTGCCGGCGCGATCCTCACGCCCATGCTGGTCGGCTGGACGCTCACGGCCATCGTCACCGCGCGTCTGGTCAAGACCGTGCCGCTCGCCCGCATCGCCCAGGGCGGTTTCCTGGTGCTGGTCGTGATGTTCGCCGCCCTGACCCTGGCGGTGCACGCCCCGCTGTGGGTCACGAGCGCCCTGGGCTTCGCGGTCGGCACCGGCATGGGCTTCGCCATGCTCAGCCTGTTGCTGGCCGCCCAGGAAGCCTCCCCCCGGCACGAACTGGGGGCCGTCACCAGCGGCGTCCTGTTCGCCCGCCAGATGGGCGGCGCCCTGGGCGTGGCCCTGATGGCCCTGCTGATCGGCCCCGCCGCCATCGCCGCCGGCGGCTTCGCCCTGGCCGAGGGCCTGCGCCGCGCCTACGACCTCGCCCTGGGCCTCGTTGTCATCGCCTTCGCCCTCAGCCTCCTCCTGAAAGTCGTCCCCGCCAGCCAGAGCGGCCGGGCCAGCGAGCGGCCAGTGACGGCAGAATAA
- the recG gene encoding ATP-dependent DNA helicase RecG, with translation MATVAELREKLRRPLSAELASGCQNRVVAGGVEKLLASPLGNPFPQVREALRGYGEWSADAREEALKGALALLSDGKEKPAAVKATSRSAVPAAAPGERLPPDAPVERLNTGPGGARKLQSLGLPLLRDVLHAYPHRHEDRRALPDLAEVEEGQKITVEGRVVAKSRRSPRPGMLVIDVTLETPAGGRVKATWFNQPWVEKQLREGARLVLTGRVKKFGRSVQLGVEHLETVDGAQDSLSTGRIVGVYDTREGISQEFLRRAAHRALETVPLDDYLPAHWRRQYGLTDLGDALWGMHFPQDEQHLSRASARLRFDEYLFLELRMLLQGEDAVLEGKRFNARSDDIHTFESALPFRFTNAQRRVLLEITDDMRSDRQMARLVQGDVGSGKTAVAACALYLAVRDGYQGALMAPTEILARQHYANLLAYLGPLDVRVGLLIGAMTPKTKLEMQARIAEGSVDVVVGTQALIQENVRFDNLGLAVVDEEHRFGVQQRRKLLSGRPDVLVMSATPIPRSLALTAYGDLELSIIDELPPGRTPVETKLIQDTFRAQAYGFVMGQIREGRQAFVVTSLIEESDTLELLAATQLADDLKVILPEARIDLLHGKMTAAEKDFVMESFRRREFDILVSTTVIEVGVDVPNATVMVIENAERFGLSQLHQLRGRVGRGSAKSYCVLVAGEHSQKTRKRLKIIEGSTDGFVIAEADLKLRGPGELRGTRQSGIPDLRLADLANDTQIIEQARELAKHILAHDPKLEHPRLQYLRSELQNRSQSVAFREVI, from the coding sequence ATGGCGACCGTGGCGGAACTCCGGGAGAAGCTGCGGCGTCCGCTGAGCGCCGAGCTGGCCTCTGGCTGCCAGAACCGCGTGGTGGCAGGCGGCGTGGAAAAGCTGCTGGCGTCACCGCTGGGCAACCCCTTTCCACAGGTGCGCGAGGCCCTGCGCGGCTACGGCGAGTGGTCCGCGGACGCCCGTGAGGAGGCCCTCAAGGGCGCGCTGGCCCTGCTGTCGGACGGCAAGGAGAAGCCGGCAGCGGTCAAGGCCACGTCCCGTTCCGCCGTGCCCGCGGCTGCGCCGGGCGAGCGGTTACCCCCGGACGCGCCGGTGGAGCGCCTGAACACCGGGCCGGGCGGGGCCAGGAAACTCCAGTCGCTGGGGCTGCCCCTGCTGCGGGACGTGTTGCACGCGTACCCGCACCGTCATGAGGACCGCCGGGCACTGCCGGATCTGGCAGAGGTGGAAGAAGGCCAGAAGATCACGGTGGAGGGCCGCGTGGTGGCCAAGTCGCGCCGCTCGCCCCGGCCCGGCATGCTGGTGATCGACGTGACGCTGGAGACCCCGGCGGGCGGGCGCGTGAAGGCCACGTGGTTTAACCAGCCGTGGGTGGAAAAACAGCTCCGCGAGGGCGCGCGGCTGGTGCTGACGGGCCGCGTGAAGAAGTTCGGGCGCAGCGTGCAGCTCGGCGTGGAGCACCTGGAGACGGTGGACGGCGCGCAGGATTCGCTGAGCACCGGGCGGATCGTGGGCGTGTACGACACGCGCGAGGGCATCTCGCAGGAGTTCCTGCGCCGCGCGGCGCACCGGGCGCTGGAGACCGTGCCGCTGGACGACTACCTGCCCGCGCACTGGCGGCGGCAGTACGGCCTCACCGACCTGGGAGACGCGCTGTGGGGCATGCACTTCCCACAGGACGAGCAGCACCTGAGCCGCGCCAGCGCCCGGTTGCGTTTCGACGAATATCTGTTCCTGGAACTGCGCATGCTCCTGCAGGGCGAGGACGCCGTGCTGGAGGGCAAGCGCTTCAATGCCCGCAGCGACGACATCCACACCTTCGAATCGGCGCTGCCCTTCCGGTTCACGAACGCGCAGCGGCGGGTGCTGCTGGAGATCACCGACGACATGCGCTCCGACCGGCAGATGGCGCGGCTGGTGCAGGGCGACGTGGGCTCGGGCAAGACCGCTGTGGCCGCGTGCGCGCTGTACCTCGCAGTGCGGGACGGCTACCAGGGCGCGCTGATGGCCCCCACGGAGATCCTCGCGCGGCAGCATTACGCGAACCTGCTGGCGTACCTGGGGCCGCTGGACGTGCGGGTGGGCCTGCTGATCGGCGCGATGACGCCGAAGACGAAACTGGAGATGCAGGCCCGCATCGCGGAGGGCAGTGTGGACGTGGTGGTGGGCACGCAGGCGCTGATCCAGGAAAACGTGCGCTTCGACAACCTGGGCCTCGCGGTGGTGGACGAGGAGCACCGCTTTGGGGTACAGCAGCGCCGCAAGCTGCTGAGCGGGCGGCCGGACGTGCTGGTGATGTCCGCCACGCCCATTCCCCGCTCGCTGGCCCTGACTGCGTACGGCGACCTGGAACTGTCGATCATCGACGAGCTGCCGCCGGGCCGCACGCCGGTCGAGACGAAACTGATCCAGGACACCTTCCGCGCGCAGGCCTACGGCTTCGTGATGGGCCAGATCCGCGAGGGCCGGCAGGCGTTTGTGGTCACGTCCCTGATCGAGGAGAGCGACACCCTGGAACTGCTGGCGGCCACGCAGCTTGCCGACGACCTGAAGGTCATCCTGCCCGAGGCCCGGATTGACCTGCTGCACGGCAAGATGACGGCCGCCGAGAAGGACTTCGTGATGGAGAGCTTCCGGCGCCGGGAATTCGACATCCTGGTGTCCACCACCGTGATTGAGGTCGGCGTGGACGTCCCCAACGCCACCGTGATGGTCATCGAGAACGCCGAGCGCTTCGGCCTGAGCCAGCTTCACCAGCTTCGCGGGCGGGTCGGGCGCGGCAGCGCGAAGAGTTACTGCGTGCTGGTCGCCGGCGAGCACTCGCAGAAGACGCGCAAGCGGCTGAAGATCATCGAGGGCTCCACCGACGGTTTCGTGATCGCAGAGGCCGACCTGAAACTGCGCGGCCCCGGCGAACTGCGCGGCACCCGCCAGAGCGGGATTCCCGACCTGCGGCTGGCCGACCTCGCCAACGACACGCAGATCATCGAGCAGGCGCGGGAGCTGGCCAAGCACATCCTGGCCCACGACCCGAAGCTGGAGCACCCCAGATTGCAGTACCTGCGCAGCGAACTCCAGAACCGCTCGCAGAGCGTGGCCTTCCGGGAGGTGATCTGA